In Arthrobacter sp. MN05-02, the genomic stretch CGGTCGCCCGTGCGTCGAAAGCGGCATCGTGCGCGAGCACCATGAGGTCCACGGGTCGCACCTCGAGGGGGCGCTGCTCGTCGATCCGGGCGAGCGTGAGGAGATCCTCGACGAGCTGGCCCATGCGGATGGCCTCGCTCTCGATCCTGCCCATCGCCGCGGCGACGTCCTCGTCCTTCTGGAGTGCCCCGTGCCGGTAGAGCTCCGAGTAGCCGCGGATGGTCACGAGCGGCGTGCGGAGTTCATGGGAGGCGTCCGCCACGAAACGGCGCATCTTCGTCTCCGACGCGGTCCTCGCCGCGAAGGCGCGCTCGATGTGCGCGAGCATGGCGTTGAGCGATCGCGACAGCCGGCCGATCTCGGTGGCGGGACGTTCGACGGCGACACGGCGGGAGAGGTCGCCGGCTGCGATGGCGGCGGCGGTCCGCTCGACCCTGGCGAGCGGTGCGAACTGCCGGGTGACCGTGACGAAGGCGATGAGGGAGGCGAGGGCGGTGGTCACCAGTCCCGACGTGAAGATGATCTCGGTCGATTCCTGCAGGGACTCGTTGACCGTGTTGAGCCGTGAGGCGATGGCCAGGTAGCCCTCGCCGTTGGTGAACGGGAACACGCGGACGCGCCACCCCTGGCTCGCCGGGTCCGTTCCCGGGACGTCGAGGCCGGACCCTTCGAGGTCCGCGATCCGTTCGGGCGTCAGGTCCCCGAGTTCGGGTACGTCCGCCGCGTCGGAGGACTGATTCTCCGCGAGGATGGTGGAGTCCCGGTCGAGGATCGCCGCGTAGTACCGCAGGACCGTACCGTCATCAGCGGGCACCTCGGAATAGATGGTCTCCGAGACGACCTTTGCGTTGGCCAGGATGTCGGCGTCGACCCGGTCCACGAGCCCTTCACGCAGGAGGGACACGGTCGCCAGCCCCGTGAAGCCCACCGTGACGATCATGAGCAGCATGATGATCGCGACGAGCTGCGAGCGGAGGGACGCCGCACTCCAACGCTTGACCAAGGGAGCGGCGCTACCGCTTGTCGGCGGTCCGGAGCAGGTAGCCCACGCCGCGCTTGGTCTGGATCAGGGCTACGGCATCCGGGTTCCTGTCGATCTTGCGGCGCAGGTACGAGATGTAGGACTCGACGATGGACGCGTCCCCGTTGAAGTCGTACTCCCACACGTGGTCGAGGATCTGTGCCTTCGACAGGACGCGGTTCGGGTTCATCATGAGGTAGCGCAGCAGTTTGAACTCGGTGGGGGAGAGGTCGATGACCTCGCCGCCGCGCCGTACCTCGTGCGCGTCGTCGTCGAGTTCGAGGTCGCCGACGCGGATCACGGCGTCGTCGTCCTCAAGCGGATGGGTGCGTCGCAGGACGGCGCGGATGCGCGCGACCACCTCATCGAGGCTGAACGGTTTGGTGACGTAGTCGTCCCCGCCGACCGTCAGGCCGGTGACCTTGTCATCCGTGTCGTCCCGCGCCGTCAGGAAGACGACGGGGAAGTGCCGGCCGGCGGCGCGCAGCCGGCGGGTGACGGTGAAGCCGTCCATGTCGGGCAGCATGACGTCGAGGACGGCGAGATCGGGGTTGTGCGTCTCGGCGGCCGCGAGGGCGTCGCGCCCGTTGGCGGCGGCGACGACGTCGAAGCCGGCGAACCGCAACGATGTCGACAGGAGTTCGCGGATGTTCGGTTCGTCATCGACGACCAGCAGTTTCGCTTCGGGGCCTGTTTTCTTCACGGCACCAGTATCCGCGTGTTGTCTGTGAGTTGGCTGTGCCGATCCGGTGAGATAGCTCGCTAGTCCCTGGGCTCCTTGTCCCCGATCGAGGAGGCATCGAGGATCCGGTACGCGTAGCCCTGCTCCGCCAGGAACCGCTGCCGTTTGGCGGCGAAGTCCTGGTCCAGGGTGTCCCGCGCGACGACCGTGTAGAAGCGCGCAGCACGGCCGTCGGTCTTCGGCCGGAGCAACCGGCCCAGGCGCTGCGCCTCCTCCTGCCGTGAACCGAACGAACCGGAGACCTGGATCGCCACGGAGGCCTCCGGCAGGTCGATCGAGAAGTTCGCGACCTTGGAGACCACGAGCACGTGGACCTCGCCCGCGCGGAAGGCGTCGAACAGGCGCTGGCGTTCCTTCACGGAGGTATCGCCCTTGATCACCGGGGCGTCGAGCCTCGCCGCGACGTCATCCAGCTGGTCGATGTACTGGCCGATCACCAGCAGCTGCTCGCCCTTGTGCCCGGCGACGAGTCTCTCCACCACGTCCGACTTCGTGTCGGACGTCGCACAAAGCCGGTACTTGTCGGCGTCGTCGGCCATGGCGTAGGCGACCCGCTCGTCCCGCGGCAGGTCCACGCGGACCTCCACGCAGTCGGCCGGCGCGATGTAGCCCTGCGCCTCGATGTCCTTCCACGGGGCGTCGTACCGCTTCGGTCCGATGAGCGAGAACACCTCGCCCTCGCGGCCGTCCTCACGGACGAGGGTCGCCGTGAGACCGAGCCGGCGGCGTGCCTGGAGGTCGGCTGTCATCTTGAAGATCGGTGCGGGGAGCAGGTGGACCTCGTCGTACACGATCAGGCCCCAGTCGTTCGCGTCGAGCAGTTCGAGGTGCGGGTACAGCCCACCGCGTTTCGTCGTGAGGACCTGATAGGTCGCGATCGTCACCGGACGCACCTCCTTGACGGCGCCGGAGTACTCCCCGATCTCCTCCTCCGTCAGCGACGTGCGCCTGAGCAGCTCGTCCTTCCACTGCCGTGCGGAGACCGTGTTGGTCACGAGGATCAGCGTGGTGGTCTGGCTCGTGGCCATCGCCGCAGCACCCACGAGGGTCTTCCCTGCGCCACACGGCAGGACGACGACGCCCGAGCCGCCCGACCAGAAGTTCTCGACGGCGAGCTGCTGGTAGGGCCGCAGGGTCCAGCCGTCCTCGTCGAGCACGATCGGGTGCGGCGTCCCGTCGACGTAGCCCGCGAAGTCCTCGGCGGGCCAGCCGAGCTTGAGCAGCAGCTGCTTGAGCTGTCCGCGCTGCGACGAATGGACGACGACGGTCTCGCCGTCGATCCTCGGTCCGAGCAGGGGCTGGATCTTCTTGGCGTGCAGCACCTCCTCGAGCACGGGGTAGTCCGTCGTCCGCAGGACGAGGCCGTGCTGCGGATCCTTCTCGAGGCGGAGCCGTCCGTAGCGCGACATCGTGTCCTCGATGTCGATCAGGAGGGCGTGCGGCACCGGGAAGCGCGAGTACTTCAGCAGCGTGTCGAGGACCCGCTCGGCGTCGAGTCCGGCCGCACGCGCGTTCCAGAGCCCGAGGGGCGTGAGCCGGTAGCTGTGCACGTGCTCCGGCGCCCGCTCGAGCTCGGCGAAGGCGGCGATGGCATGGCGCGCCTCGGTGGCCTGCTCGTGGTCCACCTCGAGCAGGATGGTCTTGTCACTCTGGACGATCAGCGGCCCGTCAACCATCTGCGGGACTCCCTTCGAGGATTTCCACGTCCATCACGCGATGCACGGAGACGACTTTCTCAACCTGGTGCTCGGGGTCGAACACCCGCAGGCGGCCTCCCGATACCGAGAGGGGAACAAGGACCTGACGCACGTGATTCCCCTCGCTGTCCGCGGTGCCGAGGCGGACCCTGCTCCGCGACCGGATGGCTGCGCGGAGGGTC encodes the following:
- a CDS encoding two-component sensor histidine kinase, translating into MVKRWSAASLRSQLVAIIMLLMIVTVGFTGLATVSLLREGLVDRVDADILANAKVVSETIYSEVPADDGTVLRYYAAILDRDSTILAENQSSDAADVPELGDLTPERIADLEGSGLDVPGTDPASQGWRVRVFPFTNGEGYLAIASRLNTVNESLQESTEIIFTSGLVTTALASLIAFVTVTRQFAPLARVERTAAAIAAGDLSRRVAVERPATEIGRLSRSLNAMLAHIERAFAARTASETKMRRFVADASHELRTPLVTIRGYSELYRHGALQKDEDVAAAMGRIESEAIRMGQLVEDLLTLARIDEQRPLEVRPVDLMVLAHDAAFDARATAPDRSVTVIGLDGGAPRSAPSRGDEARLRQVVANLMTNALRYTPEGSPIELAVGVAPVLHGHSDSVLEVRDHGPGISEDDAAKVFERFYRADTSRHRETGGTGLGLAIVAALVAQHDGTVRLDETPGGGATLSIRLPHLPADARSEDAAPEEDSPGSDQDRAYSTGITPPQEPSTRPVVHKSGDAG
- a CDS encoding DNA-binding response regulator, which codes for MKKTGPEAKLLVVDDEPNIRELLSTSLRFAGFDVVAAANGRDALAAAETHNPDLAVLDVMLPDMDGFTVTRRLRAAGRHFPVVFLTARDDTDDKVTGLTVGGDDYVTKPFSLDEVVARIRAVLRRTHPLEDDDAVIRVGDLELDDDAHEVRRGGEVIDLSPTEFKLLRYLMMNPNRVLSKAQILDHVWEYDFNGDASIVESYISYLRRKIDRNPDAVALIQTKRGVGYLLRTADKR
- a CDS encoding helicase; the protein is MVDGPLIVQSDKTILLEVDHEQATEARHAIAAFAELERAPEHVHSYRLTPLGLWNARAAGLDAERVLDTLLKYSRFPVPHALLIDIEDTMSRYGRLRLEKDPQHGLVLRTTDYPVLEEVLHAKKIQPLLGPRIDGETVVVHSSQRGQLKQLLLKLGWPAEDFAGYVDGTPHPIVLDEDGWTLRPYQQLAVENFWSGGSGVVVLPCGAGKTLVGAAAMATSQTTTLILVTNTVSARQWKDELLRRTSLTEEEIGEYSGAVKEVRPVTIATYQVLTTKRGGLYPHLELLDANDWGLIVYDEVHLLPAPIFKMTADLQARRRLGLTATLVREDGREGEVFSLIGPKRYDAPWKDIEAQGYIAPADCVEVRVDLPRDERVAYAMADDADKYRLCATSDTKSDVVERLVAGHKGEQLLVIGQYIDQLDDVAARLDAPVIKGDTSVKERQRLFDAFRAGEVHVLVVSKVANFSIDLPEASVAIQVSGSFGSRQEEAQRLGRLLRPKTDGRAARFYTVVARDTLDQDFAAKRQRFLAEQGYAYRILDASSIGDKEPRD